Part of the Rhizobium tropici CIAT 899 genome, CCGCTTGCCAACTTCATGGCGTCCGGCGTGCTGCGGCTGGGAGCAAAACTCGGCCCGATCCTCTGGCAATTCCCTCCGCGACTGCGCTTTGACCCGGTACTATTCTCCACCTTCATGGAGATGCTGCCGAAAGATACCGATGACGCTGCTCATCTGGCCAGGCGGCACGACGAGCGAGTGAACGGCCGCGAATGGCTGCGGGCAGAAGAAAAAAGACCGCTCCGCCATGCCTTCGAAATCCGCAACGAGAGCTTCGTGGACCCCGACTTCATCGAACTCTTACGGAAACATAAGATCGGGCTCGTCTGCGCAGATACCGTGGAATGGCCTTTGCTCATGGATGTCACCGCAGACTTCGTCTATTGCCGCCTGCATGGCTCGGAGGAGCTATATGTCAGCGGATATGACGACGAGGCTCTGAAGGTCTGGGCGGAACGGATCGACGATTGGGCGCACGGGCGCGAGCCGACCAAGGCCAACCGCGTCCTGGAGCCGCTGAAACAACCACAGCGTGGCCGCGACGTCTATGTCTATTTCGACAATGATGTGAAGGTACGGGCGCCGGCCGACGCACAACGACTGAGCCAGCGTCTTGGACTAACCCCGCAAAAGGAGAGTGTAGCCCGTACGAAGCACCTGCGGCGGCATCGGCGGGAAATCCCAAAGTCTCGACCGCAACATCGGCCAGCATAAT contains:
- a CDS encoding DUF72 domain-containing protein, giving the protein MKRTGTIRIGISGWTYAPWRGVFYPKNVPQKRELAYASSQFPSIEINGTFYSLQTPETFARWRDATPDDFVFAVKGSRYITHLRRLREVEVPLANFMASGVLRLGAKLGPILWQFPPRLRFDPVLFSTFMEMLPKDTDDAAHLARRHDERVNGREWLRAEEKRPLRHAFEIRNESFVDPDFIELLRKHKIGLVCADTVEWPLLMDVTADFVYCRLHGSEELYVSGYDDEALKVWAERIDDWAHGREPTKANRVLEPLKQPQRGRDVYVYFDNDVKVRAPADAQRLSQRLGLTPQKESVARTKHLRRHRREIPKSRPQHRPA